In Mercurialis annua linkage group LG6, ddMerAnnu1.2, whole genome shotgun sequence, the following are encoded in one genomic region:
- the LOC126688275 gene encoding pentatricopeptide repeat-containing protein At5g59600, protein MHSLQKTLTFNGSHSKNSIIYRLFQSSSFGINAHDQAAHKGKLLHAHLIINGLTPSKHFAAKLISLYIETKQLCYARKVFDNIPEPNIYRWIALIGAYSRHGFYQEALNVFYEMQNDRLKPNKYVIPSVLKACGHVFDIRIGTILHSMSLRHSFEGDVVVNTALIDMYAKCGQVENGRKVFDGMKVEDLVALNAMVLGYAQHGFAKEGFYLVERIRDIKPDLVTWNILISGFAQGGDRVMVQKLFNLMSKNGEEPDVISWTSVISGFVQSFHNAPAFDMFRQMLEHGFHPNFATISSLLPACAATANLRFGRELHGYAVVTGVEEDVYVRTALVDMYSKCCLISEARLVFSKMHERNAITWNSMIFGYANHGYCDEAIELFVQMEKTEGKKIDHLSFTAVLTACSHGQLVELGQRLFRLMQEKYKIVPRLEHYACMIDLLGRAGKLSEAYGMIKTMPIEPDLFVWGALLGACRKHGEIDLAEIAARHLAQLEPKNTANHMLLSNLYADVGSWDSAAKFRKRKRSKLFSACSWIEAV, encoded by the coding sequence ATGCATTCTCTACAGAAGACCTTAACATTTAATGGATCACACTCAAAAAACTCAATCATATACCGTTTATTTCAATCATCTTCATTTGGGATTAACGCTCATGATCAAGCAGCACACAAAGGAAAATTACTGCATGCACACTTGATCATTAACGGCTTAACTCCTTCAAAACATTTTGCCGCCAAACTCATCTCGTTATATATTGAAACTAAACAGTTATGTTATGCTCGTAAGGTGTTCGACAATATTCCTGAACCAAACATCTACCGATGGATCGCCCTTATCGGAGCTTACTCCCGACATGGGTTTTATCAGGAAGCATTAAATGTCTTCTATGAAATGCAAAACGATAGATTAAAACCTAACAAGTATGTAATTCCGAGTGTTCTTAAAGCTTGTGGTCATGTGTTTGATATCCGAATAGGAACGATTTTACATTCGATGAGTTTGAGGCATTCGTTTGAAGGTGATGTTGTTGTGAACACTGCATTAATTGATATGTACGCGAAATGTGGACAAGTTGAGAATGGGAGAAAGGTGTTTGATGGGATGAAAGTGGAAGACTTGGTGGCATTGAATGCGATGGTTTTAGGCTATGCTCAACATGGTTTTGCAAAGGAAGGATTTTATTTGGTCGAGCGAATCCGAGATATTAAGCCGGATTTAGTAACGTGGAATATCTTGATTTCAGGATTTGCACAAGGTGGCGACAGAGTAATGGTTCAGAAGTTGTTTAATTTGATGTCGAAAAATGGTGAAGAGCCTGATGTGATTTCTTGGACTTCAGTTATTTCAGGATTTGTGCAGAGTTTTCATAATGCGCCGGCTTTTGATATGTTTCGACAGATGTTGGAACATGGGTTTCATCCCAATTTTGCAACTATTAGTAGCCTATTGCCTGCCTGTGCGGCAACGGCGAATTTGAGGTTTGGGAGAGAGCTCCATGGATATGCAGTAGTGACCGGAGTTGAAGAAGATGTTTATGTGAGGACTGCTCTTGTTGACATGTATTCCAAATGTTGTCTAATATCTGAAGCAAGGTtggtgttttctaaaatgcatGAAAGAAATGCAATTACCTGGAATTCGATGATTTTCGGGTACGCGAATCATGGATACTGCGACGAAGCTATTGAGCTTTTCGTTCAGATGGAAAAGACGGAGGGAAAGAAGATCGATCACTTGAGTTTCACAGCTGTTCTCACTGCCTGTAGTCACGGTCAACTGGTGGAACTCGGGCAGCGATTATTTCGTTTGATGCAGGAGAAGTACAAGATTGTTCCGAGATTGGAGCATTACGCGTGTATGATTGATCTTCTTGGTAGAGCAGGAAAACTATCCGAGGCGTATGGTATGATTAAGACGATGCCGATAGAGCCTGATTTGTTTGTGTGGGGTGCATTGTTGGGAGCTTGTAGGAAACATGGAGAAATAGATCTTGCTGAGATTGCAGCTAGGCATTTGGCTCAGCTTGAGCCTAAGAATACTGCAAATCATATGCTTTTGTCAAATTTGTATGCAGATGTTGGCAGTTGGGATAGTGCTGCAAAGTTTAGAAAGAGAAAAAGGTCTAAATTATTTTCAGCGTGCAGTTGGATAGAGGCTGTTTGA
- the LOC126688279 gene encoding uncharacterized protein LOC126688279: MAMTLLSSSSSSLHSSKSFFPIPNPKFSKNYPNSNCSSRPFIISTKRTKDFLVQRKKSQIWRIYASADEASLLPPPETAAPPEVVAASNDPTATVISTLLLIAFAVLSILTIGVIYLGVTDFLQNRQKEKFEKDEAAVKKKKGGKKRKIRARNGPRGFGQKINDDDDIDDL, translated from the exons ATGGCTATGACATTactatcatcatcatcatcatctctACACTCATCAAAATCTTTTTTTCCCATtccaaatccaaaattttctaaaaattatcCCAACTCTAATTGTTCATCACGTCCATTTATTATCTCCACTAAACGAACCAAAGATTTTTTAGTCCAAAGAAAAAAGAGTCAGATTTGGAGAATTTATGCTTCTGCTGATGAAGCCAGCTTATTGCCTCCGCCGGAGACAGCGGCGCCACCGGAAGTAGTGGCGGCTAGTAATGATCCGACGGCGACTGTTATATCTACGCTTCTCTTAATTGCATTTGCTGTTTTGTCCATTCTCACTATTGGG GTAATATACCTAGGAGTGACTGATTTCTTACAGAACAGGCAAAAGGAGAAGTTTGAGAAGGATGAAGCAGCAGTTAAGAAAAAGAAGGGTGGGAAGAAGAGAAAGATTCGGGCAAGAAATGGTCCGAGAGGATTTGGACAGAAAattaatgatgatgatgatattgatgatttatga
- the LOC126686667 gene encoding uncharacterized protein LOC126686667 has product MVYSTSSSSIRNRQRTDEEVYEYDGGDRYCRCYSNPIARVYTSWTEKNPGRRFYGCRSYKRGGGCDFFEWFEEPMSDRAKTVINGLIPRRSEEAIMNNNFYTWSDEVDSLANEIRSLKIAEERKNVEVISARKKMKIAYTIAAISWLVVFMSNMSNMSNL; this is encoded by the exons ATGGTTTACTCAACTTCATCATCGTCCATCAGGAATCGGCAAAGAACTGACGAAGAGGTGTACGAATACGATGGTGGTGACCGGTACTGTAGATGCTATTCAAACCCAATTGCTCGAGTTTATACTTCATGGACTGAAAAAAATCCTGGGCGAAGGTTCTATGGATGTCGAAGTTATAAG agAGGTGGTGGCTGTGATTTTTTCGAGTGGTTTGAGGAGCCTATGAGTGATAGAGCCAAAACTGTAATCAACGGTCTCATTCCCCGAAGGTCTGAAGAAGCTAtcatgaataataatttttatacttGGAGTGATGAAGTTGACTCACTGGCGAATGAAATCAGGAGTTTGAAGATTGCAGAGGAAAGAAAAAATGTTGAGGTGATTTCTGCAAGGAAGAAAATGAAGATTGCATACACTATTGCTGCTATCTCATGGTTGGTTGTT TTTATGAGCAATATGAGCAATATGAGCAATTTATGA